Proteins from a genomic interval of Sporolactobacillus sp. Y61:
- a CDS encoding TIGR04086 family membrane protein produces MARNWLSAVTYGIATSIIIVLASAFLLASLLRFTSFAETSGTVLPVVISITALFIGGVISGSKLKERGLLIGAVTGLFYCLFSLFFQYLGLDHWPGLMQYVYFLANIASAAIGGIVGVNLFSGRHHY; encoded by the coding sequence ATGGCTCGAAACTGGCTTTCTGCCGTGACTTATGGTATCGCCACATCGATCATTATCGTCCTGGCATCCGCCTTTCTGCTTGCCTCTCTTCTGAGGTTCACCAGCTTCGCGGAAACAAGCGGAACCGTCCTTCCAGTCGTCATTTCTATAACGGCTCTGTTTATCGGCGGCGTGATCAGCGGATCGAAATTAAAGGAGAGAGGCCTGCTGATTGGCGCAGTAACCGGCCTGTTTTACTGTCTCTTCAGTCTGTTTTTTCAATACCTGGGTCTTGACCACTGGCCGGGGCTGATGCAATATGTTTATTTTCTGGCTAATATTGCATCTGCAGCGATTGGCGGAATTGTCGGTGTCAATTTATTTTCAGGCCGGCACCACTATTGA
- the yajC gene encoding preprotein translocase subunit YajC: MEGITGILIPLLIFVAIFYFLLIRPQQKRNKETREMQASLQKGDKIVTIGGLQGTVESFDERTVVLRSSSSKLTYERNAIRAIVKKSANAHAQSESKEKDKEEKPGKEEKGSKGSN; encoded by the coding sequence ATGGAAGGGATTACTGGTATACTGATACCCCTTCTGATTTTCGTTGCGATTTTCTATTTTCTGCTTATCCGTCCGCAGCAGAAGCGGAATAAGGAGACGCGTGAAATGCAGGCATCACTTCAGAAGGGTGACAAAATTGTAACCATCGGAGGGCTTCAGGGAACGGTTGAATCGTTCGATGAACGGACCGTGGTACTACGAAGCAGCAGCAGCAAGCTGACTTATGAACGGAATGCAATTCGTGCTATTGTAAAGAAATCTGCAAATGCACATGCTCAATCCGAAAGTAAGGAAAAGGATAAGGAAGAAAAGCCGGGAAAAGAAGAAAAAGGAAGTAAGGGAAGTAATTAA
- the tgt gene encoding tRNA guanosine(34) transglycosylase Tgt produces the protein MSDPVTYELIKTDRRTGARLGRLHTPHGTFDTPMFMPVGTQATVKTMSPRELKEIGAGVILSNTYHLWLRPGEDIVREAGGLHRFMNWDRGILTDSGGFQVFSLSKIRDITEEGVHFRNHLNGAKMFLSPEKAIAIQNALGSDIMMSLDECPPYPSTWDYMKKSVERTSRWAERGLNANRNPETQALFGIVQGGVFKDLRKQSAEELTSLDFPGYSIGGLSVGEPKADMNQMLEFTVPLLPSGKPRYLMGVGSPDSLIDGVIRGIDMFDCVLPTRIARNGTCMTEHGRLVIKNAQYAHDFGPIDADCDCAVCRNYSRAYIRHLIKANETFGFRLTTYHNLYFLLKLMRRVRSAIKADRLLDFREDFFESYGFNKPDAKNF, from the coding sequence ATGAGCGATCCGGTTACCTATGAATTGATAAAAACGGACCGGCGGACCGGTGCGAGACTGGGACGCCTCCATACGCCGCACGGAACCTTTGATACACCCATGTTTATGCCGGTTGGTACCCAGGCGACGGTTAAAACGATGAGCCCGCGTGAATTAAAAGAGATCGGTGCGGGGGTTATCCTGAGCAATACATATCATCTCTGGCTGCGGCCGGGGGAGGACATTGTCAGAGAAGCAGGGGGTCTGCATCGTTTCATGAACTGGGACCGGGGCATTCTGACTGACTCAGGGGGATTTCAGGTCTTCAGTTTAAGTAAGATTCGCGATATTACTGAAGAAGGTGTACATTTCCGTAATCATCTGAACGGTGCGAAGATGTTCCTGTCACCCGAGAAAGCCATTGCGATTCAGAATGCACTTGGTTCAGATATCATGATGTCCCTTGATGAATGTCCGCCTTATCCGTCCACCTGGGATTACATGAAAAAGTCTGTTGAGCGGACAAGCAGGTGGGCAGAACGCGGCCTGAATGCGAACAGAAATCCGGAAACTCAGGCTTTATTCGGGATTGTACAGGGCGGCGTCTTCAAAGATTTGAGAAAACAATCGGCTGAGGAATTGACTTCACTCGATTTTCCGGGGTATTCCATCGGCGGATTATCTGTCGGCGAACCCAAAGCTGATATGAATCAGATGCTGGAGTTTACCGTTCCACTGCTCCCATCAGGCAAGCCACGTTATCTGATGGGCGTTGGATCCCCTGATTCACTGATTGACGGAGTCATTCGCGGGATCGATATGTTTGACTGTGTCCTGCCCACACGTATTGCCAGAAACGGCACCTGTATGACCGAACATGGGCGTCTGGTCATCAAGAATGCCCAATATGCACATGATTTCGGACCGATTGACGCCGATTGTGATTGCGCGGTCTGCCGGAATTATTCCCGGGCGTATATCCGCCATCTGATCAAAGCCAATGAAACATTTGGATTTCGACTTACTACTTACCATAATCTCTATTTTTTGTTAAAATTAATGAGGCGTGTCCGTTCTGCGATAAAAGCAGATCGACTGCTGGATTTCAGAGAAGATTTTTTTGAATCCTATGGTTTTAATAAACCGGATGCGAAAAATTTTTAA
- the queA gene encoding tRNA preQ1(34) S-adenosylmethionine ribosyltransferase-isomerase QueA, whose product MDVSDFDYELPKELIAQTPLKDRAASRLMVINPNTGRIAHHHFSDIINYLNPGDCLVLNDTKVLPARLIGHKEETGAKIELLLLKQTEGDTWECLAKPAKRLHQGAHVQFGDGRLEAVCAQELDEGRRLVTFHYEGIFYEVLEELGKMPLPPYIKKQLDDPNMYQTVYAKHRGSAAAPTAGLHFTEELLKAIEKKGVHIVFITLHVGLGTFRPVKVEKIEDHNMHSEFYQMSAQSAEILTKARAEGHRIIACGTTVIRTLETITAKYDGKYQEASGWTDIFIYPGFRYRAIDAMITNFHLPKSTLIMLVAAFAGRDFILKAYQEAVKGKYRFFSFGDAMFIEEGIHNE is encoded by the coding sequence ATGGACGTTTCAGATTTTGACTATGAACTGCCGAAAGAATTGATCGCCCAGACCCCATTGAAGGATCGTGCGGCGTCCCGTTTAATGGTAATTAATCCGAATACCGGGCGCATCGCTCATCATCATTTTTCGGATATCATCAATTACCTGAATCCCGGGGACTGTCTGGTGCTGAACGATACGAAAGTGCTTCCTGCCCGTCTGATCGGACATAAAGAGGAAACAGGGGCAAAAATTGAACTGCTTCTTCTGAAGCAGACAGAAGGTGATACATGGGAATGCCTTGCCAAACCGGCCAAAAGGTTACACCAGGGCGCTCATGTTCAATTTGGAGACGGAAGGCTTGAAGCGGTTTGCGCTCAGGAACTGGATGAAGGGCGGAGGCTCGTCACGTTTCATTACGAAGGTATTTTTTATGAAGTTCTGGAAGAACTGGGGAAAATGCCGCTGCCGCCATATATTAAAAAACAGCTGGACGATCCCAATATGTATCAGACTGTCTATGCGAAACATCGGGGTTCAGCAGCGGCACCTACAGCCGGCCTCCATTTTACAGAAGAGCTGCTGAAAGCGATTGAGAAAAAAGGAGTACATATCGTCTTCATCACCCTGCATGTCGGTCTCGGTACATTTCGTCCGGTAAAAGTGGAGAAAATTGAGGATCATAACATGCATTCCGAGTTTTATCAGATGTCAGCTCAGTCTGCTGAAATATTGACGAAAGCCAGAGCAGAAGGTCACCGGATTATTGCCTGCGGGACCACAGTGATCCGAACGCTTGAAACGATTACTGCAAAATATGACGGAAAGTATCAGGAAGCATCAGGATGGACGGACATCTTTATCTATCCCGGTTTCCGCTACAGAGCCATTGATGCGATGATTACAAATTTTCATCTGCCCAAATCTACATTAATTATGCTGGTTGCTGCTTTCGCCGGAAGGGATTTTATTTTGAAGGCTTATCAGGAGGCAGTGAAAGGAAAGTACCGCTTCTTTAGTTTTGGCGATGCGATGTTTATTGAGGAAGGAATTCACAACGAATGA
- a CDS encoding DUF2905 domain-containing protein gives MGDIGKLLMTAGVILFLVGLFWPLIGRLPGDIFIKKGNVTFIFPIVTCLVISVVVSLIFYLINHLR, from the coding sequence GTGGGGGATATTGGAAAACTTCTGATGACGGCCGGGGTGATTTTGTTTTTGGTTGGTCTCTTCTGGCCGCTGATCGGCCGGTTGCCCGGTGATATTTTTATAAAAAAAGGCAACGTTACATTCATATTTCCCATTGTCACCTGTCTTGTGATCAGTGTCGTGGTTTCATTAATTTTTTATCTGATTAATCATCTACGTTAA
- the ruvA gene encoding Holliday junction branch migration protein RuvA, translating into MFDYIKGILTWLSGNGIVIEQNGIGFKVVCANPFTWQTSLNHEIKVYIYQYVREDAMLLFGFKSRDERELFIRLLTVSGIGPKSALAVLASGSPESIIQAIEAKDDKYLTRFPGIGKKTAAQIILDLKGKIANSAALQRSESAGETQSSALNEAIDALKMLGYSEREINKVMPELKKKELSAENYVKEALRLMVRR; encoded by the coding sequence GTGTTTGACTATATAAAAGGAATCCTGACCTGGCTGTCGGGAAACGGGATTGTCATCGAACAGAACGGGATCGGATTCAAAGTTGTCTGTGCCAATCCTTTTACCTGGCAGACGTCCCTTAACCATGAAATAAAGGTTTATATTTACCAATATGTCCGGGAAGATGCGATGCTGCTCTTCGGTTTTAAGTCCCGTGATGAACGTGAGTTATTTATCCGGCTGTTAACGGTTTCCGGAATTGGGCCGAAGAGTGCGCTTGCTGTTCTTGCTTCGGGAAGTCCGGAAAGCATTATTCAGGCCATTGAGGCAAAAGACGATAAATATCTGACCCGTTTTCCCGGCATAGGTAAAAAAACAGCTGCACAGATTATATTGGATTTAAAGGGAAAGATAGCGAATTCTGCTGCCCTCCAGCGCAGTGAATCAGCGGGAGAGACGCAGAGCTCCGCTTTGAACGAAGCCATTGATGCTTTGAAAATGCTGGGGTATTCTGAGCGGGAAATCAACAAAGTGATGCCTGAATTGAAAAAGAAGGAATTATCCGCTGAAAATTATGTGAAAGAAGCGCTTCGTCTGATGGTCAGGCGATGA
- a CDS encoding YhcN/YlaJ family sporulation lipoprotein → MKRTLLTMGSVLTLSGVLFGCQPDNAAYDKNRDGMRNVTFRTADQNDRNFTNDPGTPDNVNNNMAQDRSQGRPGYGQERRLAQRIAQRADAVPGVDRAHAIVSRNNVAVGVVPENAGTNNEDVEKKVRAAIKPITGDRRVYVTSDTRYVNRITTAETNFNAGRRGMREAGADITGIIDDLANALKRPFENNDR, encoded by the coding sequence TTGAAAAGGACACTATTGACTATGGGTTCGGTTCTCACTCTGAGTGGTGTTTTATTTGGATGTCAGCCGGACAATGCAGCGTATGATAAAAATCGGGACGGGATGCGAAATGTCACTTTCCGGACGGCCGACCAAAATGACCGGAATTTCACGAATGATCCGGGTACGCCGGACAATGTAAACAACAATATGGCTCAGGATCGGAGTCAGGGTCGTCCTGGTTATGGTCAGGAACGCCGTCTTGCGCAACGGATTGCTCAACGCGCTGATGCGGTTCCAGGTGTAGACAGGGCTCATGCCATTGTCAGTAGAAACAATGTGGCGGTAGGTGTCGTTCCTGAAAATGCCGGGACGAATAACGAGGATGTTGAGAAAAAGGTCCGTGCCGCAATCAAACCGATCACAGGTGACAGGCGGGTCTATGTGACATCTGATACACGTTATGTAAACCGAATTACGACAGCAGAAACAAATTTTAATGCAGGACGACGGGGCATGCGTGAAGCAGGTGCCGATATAACAGGGATTATCGATGATCTGGCGAACGCACTGAAACGCCCGTTTGAAAACAACGACAGATAA
- a CDS encoding LysM peptidoglycan-binding domain-containing protein: MKLYVVQQGDSAAGIAEKHSMTLEELKKLNPDLEERPLYRGMKIKVSGEKQAIKVSSAVRTEKPEVLPAEDMPNTSVPQSASQQTETNPGALAGLNQPSANPEKEKEEFKDIFYPKEGDYSAAGNALSYSAHDMNQVPVFPFLQTDPSATNPVSPYQMGNHWSDVSPSTQANPWPAASPAYQPNPTATSPASQANPWPAASPAYQPNPTATSPSTQANPWPAASPAYQPNPTATSPASQANPWPAVSPAYQPNPTATSPASQANPWPMASPAYQPNPTATSPASQANPWPAVSPATQMYPTSPSAQMKKKPAESQPASGKKPVNKSGLPANPSENIYKPAQKPKNNYPFLAQGAVSPEKPIGGMKATNVSPASFPYPTAGKSSGKMNPVGAQGTIGGYPYPYMMPNQSKKPCNCGGTGSYPVQHAPYTPFGNMPVAGYYGGNQPPQSPYTQSPVSHKPAYKSVNDNDANKKK; the protein is encoded by the coding sequence GTGAAATTATATGTGGTACAGCAAGGCGATTCAGCTGCCGGAATTGCAGAAAAACATAGCATGACGCTTGAAGAATTAAAAAAATTGAATCCTGACCTTGAAGAACGTCCGCTTTATCGAGGCATGAAGATTAAAGTCAGCGGAGAGAAACAGGCAATTAAAGTATCCAGCGCGGTCCGGACGGAAAAGCCTGAGGTTTTACCGGCGGAAGACATGCCCAATACATCCGTGCCCCAGTCTGCCTCTCAGCAGACCGAAACCAATCCGGGAGCGTTAGCCGGGTTGAATCAGCCTTCCGCAAATCCGGAGAAAGAAAAGGAGGAATTTAAAGATATCTTTTATCCGAAGGAAGGGGATTATTCGGCTGCAGGCAACGCGCTTTCGTATAGCGCCCATGATATGAATCAGGTACCGGTTTTTCCTTTTCTGCAGACTGACCCTTCAGCGACAAATCCTGTCAGTCCGTATCAAATGGGGAATCACTGGTCTGATGTGAGCCCGTCGACTCAGGCTAATCCGTGGCCGGCGGCAAGTCCTGCTTATCAGCCGAATCCAACGGCGACGAGTCCGGCGTCACAGGCTAATCCGTGGCCGGCGGCAAGTCCTGCTTATCAGCCGAATCCAACGGCGACGAGTCCGTCGACTCAGGCTAATCCGTGGCCGGCGGCAAGTCCTGCTTATCAGCCGAATCCAACGGCGACGAGTCCGGCGTCACAGGCTAATCCATGGCCGGCGGTAAGTCCTGCTTATCAGCCGAATCCAACGGCGACGAGTCCGGCGTCACAGGCTAATCCGTGGCCAATGGCAAGTCCTGCTTATCAGCCGAATCCAACGGCGACGAGTCCGGCGTCACAGGCTAATCCATGGCCGGCGGTAAGTCCTGCCACGCAGATGTACCCGACCAGCCCGTCAGCACAGATGAAAAAAAAACCGGCAGAGAGCCAGCCGGCATCCGGGAAAAAGCCAGTAAACAAATCGGGTTTGCCCGCCAATCCGTCAGAGAACATTTATAAACCGGCACAGAAACCAAAGAATAACTACCCGTTTCTTGCGCAGGGAGCCGTTTCTCCTGAAAAACCCATTGGCGGAATGAAAGCGACGAACGTATCACCCGCCTCTTTTCCCTACCCGACGGCTGGAAAATCGTCAGGAAAGATGAATCCTGTCGGTGCTCAGGGAACAATCGGAGGCTATCCTTATCCCTATATGATGCCGAATCAGTCGAAAAAACCCTGTAATTGTGGCGGCACGGGAAGCTATCCAGTTCAGCATGCGCCGTACACCCCGTTCGGCAATATGCCGGTGGCGGGATATTATGGTGGAAACCAGCCTCCGCAGTCGCCTTATACGCAGTCACCTGTGTCACATAAACCGGCTTATAAGTCCGTAAATGACAATGATGCCAATAAGAAAAAATAA